Proteins found in one Candidatus Edwardsbacteria bacterium genomic segment:
- the porU gene encoding type IX secretion system sortase PorU: MIKKITYILMLIMAACGPLRAETRLVSADAYSALIEYSMEQPEFKLNVDGEQTIFLPGCQTAEEPGAPATLEHPISLGVPEGARVKVQVISVESEDIRDFSLAPVPALVSSEQPGLGEYKNIKNPSIYGRAGMFPGAIAILASVERLRQYNIAGIKMSPVQYDPLAGVLRLNKRILVRVSWDIAGRDNHPRPDPAFAPVFSKLLINYPQCRNWKISEKTIKSKAADPFDGHSVWYKLSVLQEGVYRLDYEYLLRNGIDPAVIDPRTIKIFSGGSAALPKDRNIAAPDTMKQVAILVRGQEDGRFDQGDQIIFYGQDLSGWHKNSKLATPQFFNPYADTNCYWLTWGGGNGLRMQVRNCEPGPGNLQPLQSFADTLHFEQDKFNPFNSGEFYYWANMRRATSENSRTYSYDLATPGVQGTNGKLRISLRAGIYSKHHFVWGLNGLTTKDLSWTGSPGPTADGGHEPISSRELTDSTSIDNLQDATNALTIRLLKEDADTTDAIYFNWAELAYSRKYQAYKGDLKFRADSSGQYVNRFYLTGFNSDSCQLLDISDPEAPKSLQTSKMFPAYIQFDDGWKKDNKYCASAASVWLKPSRIEAYDPNRLRESLADVKYLIIAADQFWPQAQALLNHHKNKLEQQPARAVKLSWIYNEFGFGLSDPAAIRNFLKYIYTNSGGTSPVWCVLFGNGTYDYRHIDRSIANSNLVPAHQEDVLYFMLKEYQLHSHDDWYAYFTTGLYPQFSIARLPAANSEEAWAVVNKTINYDSPNTFYPWRSQALLVADDDDKNATETLYGYLPEIYSVQKVYGISYPLEGDYKPKARADLNKFWNEGAGIINFIGHGAWWTWGHEWYFRDTDIPYLANDSRLPLVITASCGVSRFDNPYYKCINSLVVTKASGGAVASFGSTREGFVGRNENLNYNLYHALFDSLYDLGTSVLYAKFISVDPINNECYTLLGDPGIRFSQPQNPIDITISSDTLYNQGRYNISGIVQASGNFSGRVMLELRDIPHLNTDFNFLLPGDIVFRGEFPVVNDSFQTVVNIPDQLHTGPVSGAGIRAYAWNSSVDAAGVTSDTIWIGGVDPDPDTTYQDTSAPKITVYAGGLALKQNDYLPSQARFRVEISDRSGINIAPGVSKYGEIKFTIIKDGKQLISTDIAKDFIYSLSNDTLATGAAEYAYNFITSGKYTVRVEAYDTRLRKGLWENAINVETELKVSSIYNFPNPLKDGTYFTFMLSQPGDVVIRIFTVAGNLIREIPAKNLNAGYNQVHWNGRDDRGSIPANGVYLYKITAREDGLENSGFGKLVIMR; this comes from the coding sequence ATGATAAAAAAGATCACATATATCCTGATGCTGATCATGGCGGCCTGCGGCCCGCTTAGGGCGGAGACCAGGTTGGTTTCGGCCGATGCCTACTCCGCCCTCATCGAATACAGCATGGAACAGCCGGAGTTCAAGCTTAATGTCGATGGGGAGCAGACCATATTTCTGCCCGGCTGCCAGACGGCTGAGGAGCCCGGCGCGCCGGCTACGTTGGAGCACCCGATCAGCCTGGGTGTTCCGGAAGGGGCCCGGGTCAAGGTGCAGGTCATATCCGTTGAATCGGAGGATATCCGCGATTTTTCTCTGGCCCCGGTCCCCGCACTGGTATCATCTGAGCAGCCCGGCTTGGGCGAATATAAAAACATCAAAAACCCTTCGATCTACGGCCGGGCGGGCATGTTTCCCGGGGCAATTGCCATCCTGGCGTCGGTCGAAAGGCTGCGGCAATATAACATCGCCGGAATAAAGATGAGCCCGGTCCAATACGATCCGTTGGCGGGCGTATTAAGGCTGAACAAAAGAATTTTGGTCAGGGTCAGCTGGGATATTGCCGGGCGGGATAACCATCCCCGGCCGGATCCGGCGTTTGCCCCGGTATTCTCAAAACTGCTGATCAATTATCCCCAGTGCCGCAACTGGAAGATCTCGGAAAAGACCATCAAATCAAAAGCGGCCGACCCCTTTGACGGCCATTCCGTCTGGTACAAATTATCGGTGCTGCAGGAGGGCGTCTACCGCCTGGATTATGAGTATCTGCTGCGCAACGGCATCGACCCGGCGGTCATCGATCCCCGGACCATCAAGATCTTCTCCGGCGGCTCGGCGGCCCTGCCCAAGGACCGGAACATCGCCGCGCCGGACACCATGAAACAGGTGGCCATATTGGTCCGGGGGCAGGAGGACGGGCGGTTCGACCAGGGCGATCAGATAATATTCTACGGGCAGGACCTGTCGGGCTGGCACAAGAATTCAAAATTGGCCACCCCGCAGTTCTTCAACCCCTACGCCGACACCAACTGCTATTGGCTGACCTGGGGCGGCGGTAACGGTTTGCGCATGCAGGTCAGAAATTGCGAACCCGGCCCGGGAAACCTGCAACCGTTACAGTCTTTTGCCGATACTTTGCATTTTGAACAGGACAAGTTCAATCCCTTCAATTCCGGCGAGTTCTATTACTGGGCCAATATGCGAAGGGCCACTTCGGAAAACAGCCGGACATATTCGTATGACCTGGCCACCCCCGGGGTACAAGGAACAAACGGGAAGTTGCGCATATCACTAAGGGCCGGCATATATTCCAAGCATCATTTTGTATGGGGATTGAATGGGCTAACCACTAAAGATTTATCGTGGACCGGCAGTCCTGGACCGACAGCCGATGGTGGTCACGAGCCGATCAGCAGCAGGGAATTGACCGATTCAACGAGTATCGATAATCTGCAGGATGCAACCAACGCTCTGACAATAAGACTTTTAAAGGAAGATGCGGATACTACCGATGCCATATATTTCAACTGGGCGGAATTAGCCTACTCACGCAAATATCAGGCCTACAAAGGTGACCTTAAGTTCCGAGCTGATTCTTCGGGCCAATATGTTAACCGTTTCTATCTGACCGGGTTCAATTCCGACAGCTGCCAATTGCTGGATATCTCTGATCCCGAGGCCCCGAAGTCTCTGCAGACCTCAAAGATGTTTCCGGCCTATATTCAGTTTGACGATGGGTGGAAAAAAGACAATAAATATTGCGCTTCCGCAGCTTCTGTCTGGCTTAAACCGAGCAGAATTGAGGCCTATGATCCAAATCGTTTGAGAGAATCATTGGCCGATGTTAAATATCTTATCATCGCTGCCGATCAGTTTTGGCCCCAGGCCCAGGCACTGTTGAACCATCATAAAAACAAGTTGGAGCAGCAACCGGCCCGGGCGGTAAAACTTTCATGGATATACAATGAGTTCGGCTTTGGTCTCAGCGACCCGGCGGCCATCCGCAACTTTCTTAAATATATTTATACAAACTCCGGCGGAACCAGCCCGGTCTGGTGCGTTCTTTTTGGAAACGGCACCTACGACTACCGGCATATCGACCGTTCCATCGCCAATTCCAATCTGGTGCCCGCCCATCAAGAGGATGTTCTTTATTTTATGCTGAAGGAGTATCAACTGCATTCCCACGATGACTGGTACGCATATTTTACCACCGGCCTGTATCCCCAGTTCTCCATCGCCCGCCTGCCGGCAGCCAACAGCGAGGAGGCCTGGGCGGTGGTAAATAAAACGATCAATTACGATTCACCCAACACCTTTTATCCCTGGCGGTCTCAGGCATTGTTGGTAGCTGATGATGATGATAAGAACGCAACTGAAACATTATACGGATACTTGCCGGAAATATATTCTGTTCAGAAGGTATATGGGATCAGCTATCCCCTGGAGGGTGATTACAAGCCCAAAGCCAGGGCCGATCTTAACAAATTCTGGAATGAAGGAGCGGGTATAATCAATTTTATCGGCCATGGCGCCTGGTGGACCTGGGGCCACGAGTGGTACTTTCGTGATACCGATATACCCTATCTGGCAAACGACAGCCGTCTGCCATTGGTGATAACCGCTTCCTGCGGCGTCTCCCGTTTCGACAATCCCTATTACAAGTGCATCAATTCCCTGGTGGTCACCAAGGCCTCCGGCGGGGCCGTAGCCTCCTTTGGAAGCACCCGTGAAGGGTTTGTGGGGCGTAATGAAAACTTGAACTATAATTTATATCACGCTCTATTTGACTCGCTTTATGACTTGGGAACATCCGTGTTATACGCTAAGTTTATTTCGGTCGATCCTATCAACAATGAGTGCTACACTTTGTTGGGCGACCCCGGGATCAGGTTCAGCCAGCCCCAAAACCCGATTGATATCACCATCAGCTCCGACACCCTTTACAATCAGGGGCGATATAATATCAGCGGGATTGTTCAGGCTTCCGGGAATTTTTCGGGCAGGGTGATGCTGGAGTTGAGGGATATCCCTCATTTGAACACCGATTTTAACTTTCTGCTTCCCGGGGACATCGTCTTCCGGGGGGAGTTCCCGGTGGTCAATGACAGCTTTCAAACAGTCGTCAACATACCGGACCAGCTGCATACCGGTCCGGTTTCGGGAGCCGGGATCCGGGCCTATGCCTGGAATTCATCGGTGGATGCCGCCGGGGTTACCTCCGACACCATCTGGATAGGCGGGGTAGACCCCGATCCCGACACCACTTATCAGGATACTTCCGCCCCGAAGATAACGGTATACGCCGGGGGGCTGGCCTTGAAGCAGAACGATTACCTGCCCAGCCAGGCCAGGTTCCGGGTGGAGATATCGGATAGAAGCGGCATCAACATCGCCCCCGGCGTCTCCAAATACGGCGAGATAAAATTCACCATTATAAAAGACGGAAAACAATTGATCTCAACCGATATCGCCAAGGATTTTATCTACAGCCTTTCCAACGATACCCTGGCAACGGGCGCGGCGGAGTACGCCTATAATTTTATCACCAGCGGCAAATATACCGTCCGGGTGGAAGCCTATGATACCAGGCTGAGGAAGGGACTGTGGGAAAATGCGATCAATGTGGAGACCGAACTGAAGGTATCCTCGATATACAATTTTCCCAATCCCCTGAAGGACGGGACCTATTTTACTTTCATGCTTTCCCAGCCGGGGGATGTGGTCATCAGAATATTCACCGTGGCCGGGAACCTGATCCGGGAGATCCCCGCCAAGAACCTGAACGCCGGTTACAACCAGGTGCATTGGAACGGAAGGGACGACCGGGGAAGCATCCCGGCCAACGGGGTGTATCTTTATAAGATAACCGCCCGGGAGGACGGCCTGGAAAACTCCGGGTTCGGAAAATTAGTGATAATGCGTTAA
- a CDS encoding prepilin peptidase — MFQGIIIFILGLLFGSFANVCIWRIPRKEEIVFTPSHCPKCLTGIKWYDNIPVISFLLLGRKCRSCQAEISWRYPLVELLSALLFLGVYLKFGADWKLAGYIPFVWAMLVISAIDLEHYIIPDVFSLSGLAMGLLLAALATFGLPVDQTVFGRGDVLSLWPLADSAIGVVLGGGFLWLAAWLGEKVFKQEAMGGGDIKLAAMIGAFFGWKAVLVSFFLAFLTGSVVGVLLILLGRAKKSEAPKGIKPKAMVPFGPFLAWGAILSLFWGRELLGFYLSLFGM; from the coding sequence ATGTTTCAGGGAATTATAATCTTCATCCTGGGGCTGTTGTTCGGCTCCTTCGCCAATGTCTGCATCTGGCGGATACCCCGCAAAGAGGAGATCGTCTTCACTCCTTCGCATTGCCCCAAGTGTTTGACCGGGATCAAATGGTACGACAATATTCCGGTGATCAGTTTCCTGCTGTTGGGCCGGAAATGCCGCAGCTGCCAGGCCGAGATATCATGGCGCTATCCGCTGGTGGAGCTATTGAGCGCGCTTTTATTCCTGGGGGTCTATCTTAAATTCGGGGCCGATTGGAAACTGGCGGGGTATATACCCTTCGTCTGGGCCATGCTGGTTATCTCGGCCATAGACCTCGAACACTACATCATCCCCGATGTCTTTTCCCTCTCCGGTCTGGCTATGGGTCTTCTATTGGCGGCCCTGGCTACCTTCGGACTTCCGGTGGACCAAACGGTATTCGGCCGGGGGGATGTCCTGTCGCTGTGGCCCTTGGCGGACAGCGCCATCGGCGTGGTGCTGGGGGGTGGATTCCTTTGGCTGGCGGCCTGGCTGGGGGAAAAGGTGTTCAAACAGGAGGCCATGGGCGGGGGGGACATCAAGCTGGCGGCCATGATCGGGGCCTTTTTCGGCTGGAAGGCCGTGCTGGTAAGTTTCTTCCTGGCCTTCCTGACCGGATCGGTTGTCGGTGTGCTGCTGATCCTATTGGGCCGGGCTAAAAAAAGTGAAGCTCCGAAAGGAATAAAGCCCAAGGCCATGGTTCCCTTCGGGCCGTTTTTGGCCTGGGGCGCCATCCTGTCCCTTTTCTGGGGCAGGGAATTGCTGGGGTTTTATTTAAGCCTTTTCGGGATGTAA
- the rimO gene encoding 30S ribosomal protein S12 methylthiotransferase RimO — protein sequence MLSNNVHIISLGCPKNRIDTEAVMGQLAQKGYRFTNDINDAGTVIVNTCGFLQEAVEEGLAEISALAMKKENLGFRLVVTGCLVQRMGRSLKKEIPEIDGLVGVHGYINILAALEDGRKNSIPAKAGNYSAQFYQNRLVSTGPGWAYLRIADGCDNRCSYCLIPSIRGRFRSRPLPEIIREAKILVSRGVREINLIAQDTTAYGSDIYGRRSLPRLLKALARIDGLEWIRILYTHPAHIDDELIDIIAREKKIVKYLDIPLQHVSDRLLAKMGRKVTKQRIIGLLHKLRAKIPGIILRTTFIIGFPGERAEDFSELHDFAGEMKLDRVGVFAYSREPGTRAAKMTGQVSEKIKFQRLDSLMRLQQKVSSAKNRLRVGQPVLVIIEGRMTKGDNNIPFKSGYQYFGRSDGEAPEIDGKIYIRCSRPLVPGRIYQAALEKAWAYDLGGFIIK from the coding sequence ATGCTGTCCAATAACGTCCATATCATCTCCCTGGGCTGTCCCAAGAACCGCATCGACACCGAGGCCGTGATGGGCCAGCTGGCGCAGAAGGGATACCGCTTCACCAATGACATCAATGACGCCGGGACGGTGATCGTCAACACCTGCGGGTTCCTGCAGGAGGCGGTGGAGGAAGGGCTGGCCGAGATATCGGCCCTGGCAATGAAAAAAGAGAACCTGGGGTTCCGGCTGGTGGTCACCGGCTGTCTGGTCCAGAGGATGGGCCGGTCATTGAAAAAAGAGATCCCGGAGATAGACGGCCTGGTGGGCGTTCACGGTTACATCAATATCCTGGCGGCGCTGGAAGACGGCAGGAAAAATTCCATCCCGGCCAAGGCCGGCAATTACTCTGCGCAATTCTATCAAAACCGCCTGGTCAGCACCGGGCCGGGCTGGGCCTATTTGCGGATAGCCGACGGCTGCGACAACCGCTGCTCCTACTGTCTGATACCGTCCATCAGGGGAAGATTCCGCAGCCGTCCGCTGCCGGAGATCATCCGGGAGGCCAAAATCCTGGTCAGCCGGGGGGTGAGGGAGATCAACCTGATCGCCCAGGACACCACCGCCTACGGTTCGGATATCTACGGCCGGCGCAGCCTTCCCCGTTTGCTGAAAGCATTGGCCCGAATAGATGGCCTGGAATGGATCCGCATCCTCTACACCCATCCGGCCCATATCGACGATGAGCTGATAGACATAATTGCCCGGGAGAAGAAGATAGTAAAATACCTGGATATCCCGCTGCAGCATGTATCCGACCGGCTTCTGGCGAAAATGGGACGAAAGGTGACGAAGCAGAGAATAATCGGACTGCTCCACAAACTTCGCGCCAAAATTCCCGGGATAATCCTGCGCACCACCTTCATCATCGGGTTCCCCGGAGAGAGGGCGGAGGATTTCTCCGAACTGCATGATTTTGCCGGTGAGATGAAACTGGACCGGGTGGGGGTCTTCGCGTATTCCCGAGAGCCGGGGACCAGGGCCGCCAAGATGACTGGTCAGGTCTCCGAAAAAATAAAATTCCAACGGTTGGATTCTTTGATGCGATTGCAGCAAAAGGTTTCTTCTGCCAAAAATCGGTTAAGAGTGGGTCAACCTGTTTTGGTTATCATTGAAGGACGGATGACGAAGGGTGATAACAATATCCCATTCAAGTCCGGTTATCAATACTTCGGACGGAGCGATGGCGAGGCCCCGGAGATAGACGGCAAGATATATATCCGCTGTTCCCGCCCCCTGGTTCCGGGCAGAATTTATCAGGCCGCCCTGGAGAAGGCCTGGGCTTATGATCTGGGCGGATTCATCATAAAATAA
- a CDS encoding phospholipase D-like domain-containing protein: MRYDLEFISDAEIYRKVILQEIPAAQKFLWMGTSDLKDLYIDQGKKKVPFLKLLSQLAKDNVSIRLIHAKEPGPNFRKDFDRYPNLISGMEKLLCPRIHFKSVIVDGKFAYSGSANLTGAGMGAKCDGKRNFESGIITRDPALVGLVMKQFDELWMGQPCSACKRKKYCFEYREMS, translated from the coding sequence ATGAGATACGACCTGGAATTCATCTCCGATGCCGAGATCTACCGGAAGGTGATACTGCAGGAGATCCCGGCCGCCCAAAAGTTCCTGTGGATGGGCACCTCCGACCTGAAGGACCTTTACATCGACCAGGGGAAAAAGAAGGTCCCCTTTCTAAAACTTCTCTCGCAACTGGCAAAAGACAATGTGTCCATCCGGTTGATCCACGCCAAGGAGCCGGGCCCCAACTTCAGGAAGGATTTCGACCGGTATCCCAACCTGATCAGCGGCATGGAAAAACTGTTGTGCCCCCGGATACATTTCAAGTCGGTGATAGTGGACGGCAAATTCGCCTATTCCGGCAGCGCCAACCTGACCGGGGCCGGGATGGGCGCCAAGTGCGACGGTAAGCGCAATTTCGAATCCGGCATAATCACCAGGGATCCGGCCCTGGTGGGGCTGGTCATGAAGCAGTTTGACGAGTTATGGATGGGGCAGCCTTGTTCCGCCTGCAAACGAAAGAAATATTGTTTTGAATACCGGGAAATGTCATGA
- a CDS encoding DUF3795 domain-containing protein yields MNKKISFCGLDCTACPAYIARYADDPELRRKTAATWSQIYGADIKPEDIFCDGCTSEGTLLFGHCRVCQIRECGRAKELESCAHCPEYACVRLNEFFGMVPEARQVLDDIRKTLK; encoded by the coding sequence ATGAACAAGAAAATCTCTTTCTGCGGGCTGGACTGCACAGCCTGTCCGGCTTACATCGCCCGGTACGCCGACGATCCCGAACTGCGGCGGAAGACCGCCGCCACCTGGTCCCAGATCTACGGCGCCGACATCAAGCCGGAGGATATCTTCTGCGACGGGTGTACCTCCGAAGGGACCCTTTTATTTGGGCATTGCCGCGTCTGCCAGATCCGGGAGTGCGGCCGGGCCAAAGAATTGGAGAGCTGTGCCCACTGCCCGGAATACGCCTGCGTCAGGCTGAATGAATTCTTCGGGATGGTCCCGGAGGCCAGGCAGGTGCTGGATGATATCCGAAAAACCCTGAAATGA
- a CDS encoding PaaI family thioesterase, translating to MKLNDDHFCFACGSNNPDGLQIKFSYPQAGQCRAEFVPPAKFQGWQGILHGGIVSTLLDEALAHAVGGSEGGGGASGAVTAELTVRFKKPVKIGESVILAGRVLNDKGRMVEAGSEITDRQGNILASASGKLVRPAKR from the coding sequence ATGAAGCTTAACGACGATCATTTTTGTTTTGCCTGCGGGAGCAATAACCCCGACGGGCTTCAAATTAAATTCTCCTATCCCCAGGCCGGGCAGTGCCGGGCGGAATTCGTTCCCCCGGCAAAATTCCAGGGCTGGCAGGGGATACTGCACGGCGGAATAGTCTCAACGCTGCTGGACGAGGCCCTGGCCCACGCCGTAGGCGGCTCTGAGGGCGGAGGCGGGGCCTCCGGAGCGGTCACCGCCGAGCTGACAGTCAGATTTAAAAAACCGGTCAAGATAGGAGAATCGGTGATCCTGGCCGGTCGGGTGCTAAACGACAAGGGCCGGATGGTGGAGGCCGGATCGGAGATAACCGACCGGCAGGGGAATATCCTGGCCAGCGCCAGCGGGAAACTGGTAAGACCGGCCAAGAGGTGA
- a CDS encoding HD domain-containing protein: protein MQELKNPLKPEVYTERVRPREEDIRGPYFRDQTAIIHSMPFRRLKHKTQVFFSPDNDHVCTRMEHTLHVATIASAICRAFGLDVDLAQAIAFGHDLGHAPFGHRGEEVLQDLLKDQGGFHHELYALRVVDQLANDGAGLNLTYGVRDGIICHCGEKYEKEISPRNDKVELEGIKKLGIYPASYEGAIVRMADKVSYLGRDLEDAIRAGLVDEDQVPSGIKQKLGRKNGEIIDTLVKDIITQTQRTGRISLSEENHQLMKALYDFNMKNIYTSPPLEEYGLFSEKILRTLFEELTSVYQRYGEDNERYAHDPVPLFRRFGRHLEKYHDIYKKEKTPAPVIVGDYIAGMTDDYALKCIHEVFIPEPLKFDIPRGMHEA from the coding sequence ATGCAAGAACTGAAGAACCCGCTGAAGCCTGAAGTTTACACCGAAAGGGTCCGCCCCCGCGAGGAGGACATCCGGGGCCCGTATTTCCGGGACCAGACCGCCATCATCCATTCCATGCCCTTCCGGCGGCTGAAGCACAAGACCCAGGTGTTCTTCTCCCCGGACAACGACCATGTCTGCACCCGGATGGAGCACACCCTGCACGTGGCCACCATCGCCTCGGCCATCTGCCGGGCCTTCGGCCTGGACGTGGACCTGGCCCAGGCCATCGCCTTCGGGCACGACCTGGGGCACGCCCCGTTCGGGCACCGGGGGGAGGAGGTGCTGCAGGATCTGCTCAAGGACCAGGGAGGATTCCACCACGAGCTGTACGCCCTGCGGGTGGTGGACCAGCTGGCCAACGACGGGGCTGGGCTCAACCTCACCTACGGGGTGCGGGACGGGATCATCTGCCACTGCGGCGAGAAGTACGAAAAGGAGATCTCCCCCCGGAATGACAAGGTGGAACTGGAAGGCATCAAGAAACTGGGGATCTATCCGGCCTCATACGAGGGGGCCATAGTCCGGATGGCCGACAAGGTCTCCTACCTGGGACGCGACCTGGAGGACGCCATCCGGGCCGGGCTGGTGGACGAGGACCAGGTGCCGTCCGGCATCAAGCAGAAGCTGGGGCGCAAGAACGGCGAGATCATCGACACCCTGGTCAAGGACATCATCACCCAGACCCAGCGCACCGGGCGCATCTCGCTGTCCGAGGAGAACCACCAGCTGATGAAGGCCCTGTACGATTTCAACATGAAGAACATCTACACCTCGCCGCCCTTGGAGGAATACGGGCTGTTCAGCGAGAAGATCCTGAGGACCCTGTTCGAGGAGCTGACCAGCGTCTACCAAAGATACGGGGAGGACAACGAGCGCTACGCCCATGACCCGGTCCCGCTGTTCCGCCGCTTCGGCCGGCACCTGGAAAAGTATCATGACATTTATAAAAAGGAAAAGACCCCGGCCCCGGTGATAGTGGGCGATTACATCGCCGGTATGACCGACGATTACGCCCTGAAGTGCATTCACGAAGTGTTCATCCCCGAGCCGTTGAAGTTCGACATTCCCCGGGGGATGCATGAAGCTTAA
- a CDS encoding GspE/PulE family protein, whose protein sequence is MKKPTHLTVEYVLEVLLKKGKITQDQHQDVQIKGNAQRAKLQKYQETNASRRQYQAANIITPAEIISSFNLLIPDGSGRLLSEDDITRAVAEESGMEYKKIDPLKLKLDVVTSHISKPYAMRHLVVPIEENNTLVTLAVVDPYNLDHIESLQIAKNIKVSLVLASKTDVLKIIREFYGFRASVQAAESERITSTELGNLEQYIKLRGQDEIEANDQHITSAVEYLMHYAFDQRASDIHIEPKREKSYVRLRIDGVMHYIYTIPRALHAPILSRIKIMSRMNIAEKRRPQDGRIKTSYGGKEMELRVSTIPVAFGEKVVIRIFDPEVLMQDLDQLGFYPREYQLYNAFIHRPNGIILVTGPTGSGKTTTLYSSLKSLSSPDVNIITVEDPIEMVIEDFNQIGVQHTAGVSFANILPYILRQDPDIIMVGEIRDKETADHAIQSALTGHLVLTTLHTNDSPSAIIRLMDIGIPYYLIASTVVGIVAQRLVRKICPHCRAIREVGPDDPENKLLEEKVSKLYYGEGCSECRNTGYKGRTGIFEVMEMTENVKAALTRTVTINKLNRAIAADGMMDLKQVALRKMIEGVTTYEEVYSVSG, encoded by the coding sequence ATGAAAAAACCCACCCATCTCACCGTGGAATACGTGCTGGAGGTGCTCCTCAAAAAGGGGAAGATCACCCAGGACCAGCACCAGGATGTCCAGATCAAGGGCAACGCCCAGCGGGCCAAGCTCCAGAAATACCAGGAGACCAACGCCAGCCGGAGGCAGTACCAGGCCGCCAACATCATCACCCCGGCCGAGATCATCTCCTCGTTCAACCTGCTGATACCCGACGGCAGCGGGCGCCTGCTGTCCGAGGACGACATCACCCGGGCGGTGGCCGAGGAATCAGGCATGGAGTATAAAAAGATCGACCCCTTGAAGCTCAAACTGGACGTGGTCACCTCGCACATCTCCAAGCCCTACGCCATGCGGCACCTGGTGGTGCCCATAGAGGAGAACAATACCCTGGTGACCCTGGCGGTGGTGGATCCCTATAACCTGGACCACATCGAGAGCCTGCAGATCGCCAAGAACATCAAGGTCAGCCTGGTGCTGGCCTCCAAGACCGATGTGCTGAAGATCATCCGGGAGTTCTACGGCTTTAGGGCCTCGGTCCAGGCGGCCGAGTCCGAGCGGATCACCTCCACCGAGCTGGGAAATTTGGAGCAGTACATCAAGCTGCGGGGCCAGGACGAGATCGAGGCCAACGACCAGCACATCACCAGCGCGGTGGAATACCTGATGCACTACGCCTTCGACCAGCGGGCCAGCGACATTCACATCGAGCCCAAGCGGGAGAAATCCTACGTCCGCCTGCGGATCGACGGGGTGATGCACTACATCTACACCATCCCCCGGGCCCTGCACGCCCCGATACTTTCACGGATAAAGATCATGTCCCGGATGAACATCGCCGAGAAGCGGCGGCCCCAGGACGGCCGGATCAAGACCAGCTACGGCGGCAAGGAGATGGAGCTGAGGGTGTCCACCATCCCGGTGGCCTTCGGCGAAAAGGTGGTGATCCGGATCTTCGACCCCGAGGTGCTGATGCAGGACCTGGACCAGCTGGGATTCTACCCCCGGGAATATCAATTATACAACGCCTTCATCCACCGGCCCAACGGCATTATCCTGGTGACCGGGCCCACCGGCAGCGGCAAGACCACCACCCTGTACTCCTCGCTCAAATCGCTGTCCTCGCCGGACGTCAACATCATCACGGTGGAGGACCCCATCGAGATGGTGATCGAGGACTTCAACCAGATAGGGGTCCAGCACACCGCCGGGGTGTCCTTCGCCAACATCCTGCCCTACATCCTGCGCCAGGACCCCGACATCATCATGGTGGGCGAGATCCGGGACAAGGAGACCGCCGACCATGCCATCCAGTCGGCCCTCACCGGGCACCTGGTGCTGACCACCCTGCACACCAACGACTCGCCCTCGGCCATCATCCGGCTGATGGACATCGGCATCCCGTATTACCTGATCGCCTCCACCGTGGTGGGGATAGTGGCCCAGCGTCTGGTGCGCAAGATCTGCCCCCACTGCCGCGCCATCCGGGAGGTGGGGCCGGACGATCCCGAGAACAAACTGCTGGAGGAGAAGGTATCCAAGCTGTATTACGGCGAGGGCTGCAGCGAGTGCCGCAACACCGGCTACAAGGGGCGCACTGGCATCTTCGAGGTGATGGAGATGACCGAGAACGTAAAAGCAGCCCTGACCCGCACCGTCACCATCAACAAATTGAACAGGGCCATCGCCGCCGACGGCATGATGGACCTCAAGCAGGTGGCCCTGCGCAAGATGATCGAGGGGGTGACCACCTACGAGGAGGTCTACTCCGTCTCGGGGTAG
- a CDS encoding YajQ family cyclic di-GMP-binding protein, whose translation MSQSSFDIVSKIDAQEMKNAVVMAQKEMIGRFDFKGANCQIDLGPEKITLLASDEFKRKSMLDILYGKMVKRGLSVKCLELGPVDTAAKGMIRQELNLVQGIPMDKAKEMVKRIKASGIRVQAQIQDQQVRVSGKDKDDLQKVIALFREDDLGLALQYTNYRTT comes from the coding sequence ATGAGCCAGAGTTCATTCGATATCGTATCCAAGATCGACGCCCAGGAGATGAAGAACGCCGTGGTGATGGCCCAGAAGGAGATGATCGGGCGGTTCGATTTCAAGGGCGCCAACTGCCAGATCGACCTGGGCCCCGAGAAGATCACCCTGCTGGCCAGCGACGAGTTCAAGCGCAAGAGCATGCTGGATATCCTTTACGGCAAGATGGTCAAGCGCGGGCTGTCGGTAAAATGCCTGGAGCTGGGACCGGTGGATACCGCCGCCAAGGGCATGATCCGCCAGGAGCTGAACCTGGTGCAGGGCATTCCCATGGACAAGGCCAAGGAGATGGTCAAGCGGATCAAGGCCAGCGGCATCAGGGTCCAGGCCCAGATCCAGGACCAGCAGGTGCGGGTCTCCGGAAAGGACAAGGACGACCTGCAGAAGGTGATCGCCTTGTTCCGGGAGGACGACCTGGGGCTGGCCCTGCAATACACCAATTATAGGACGACATAG